The genomic region GCAGGAAAAAATCTTGATTACCTTGGGAACCTTTTTGTCTAACCGAGTTGATATTTTAAAAAAACTAATTGTAGCATGTCAGAAATACAATCCTGATACTTTGCTGATTGTTTCTGCAGGAAGTAACGCTGAAAAACTAAAAAAATATCAATCTGACTCGGTTATGATTGAAAGTTTCATTCCTCAAAAAGCATTAATGCCTTATGTTGACACTGTTATTTTCCATGGTGGTTGTAATACCTTTACAGAGGCCATGTTTTACGCTAAGCCAATGGTTATTTTACCTTTTTCAAGTGATCAATTTAATATTGCTTATGATGCAGAAAGAAAAAACCTTGCGCAAATATTAGATCCCAATACTTTTGAAGAAAGCAATTTAGTGAAGGCTTTGGAAACGATAAAGAAACAATCTAATGAGGAACTTTTATATTGGAGTAATATCTCTAAGCAAAGAGGACCCGATTATGCAGTTCAACATGTTTTAGATCAATTAAAGTAAGGGGTTGACCGAATGGCTTTCTTTTATAAACAACCAACTAATACAAGTAAGTACGATGTAGACGGTGTTCCGCCACTAAAAGAAGCCGTTCCATTAGGGCTTCAACATGTCTTTGCCATGTTTTTGGGCAATATTGCTGTGCCCATTATTGTAGCAAAGGTAGTGGGGATAACAGGGGATGATTTAACTGTTTTAGTACAGAGCGCCATGGTAATGTCTGGGGTCGCAACATTCATCCAATGTTATCCGATTTGGAAAGTAGGAGCTAAACTTCCAATTGTAATGGGAAGTAGTTTTGGTTTTTTGCCGACTAATATTTCTATAGCAAGTACCTATGGTATCTCTGGCTTATTGGGTGCAGCTTTTGTTGGGGGCTTATTTTCTTCTTTTTTAAGTTTCTTTATTAAACCCTTAAGACGATTCTTCCCAAAGGTAGTAACGGGGACGGTTGTATTAACAATTGGTTTATCTCTGCTCCCAACGGGCATTACAGCTATGGCTGGAGGAAATGGCGCGGAAGATTTTGGATCAGCCAAAAACTGGCTTATAGCACTCTTTGTGATGACCATCGTTCTTCTCTTAAATCAATTTGGTAGAGGAATGGCTAAAACCTCTTCTATTTTAATAGCTATTATCATTGGATATGCCGTTGCAGTGCCACTTGGAATGGTAGCGTTTGATTCAGTTAGGGAAGCAACTTGGTTTTCACTCCCAAGGCCGTTTTATTTTCCGCTTGTTTTTAAATGGGGAGCAATTGCACCTATGCTCATTATGTTTGTCGTAACAGCTGTTGAAACAGTAGGGGATGTTACGGCTATGACGATGGGTGGGGCAAATAGAGAACCAAGTGACCGGGAATTGTCGGGAGCTATTTTAGCAAATGGGATGACTTCTTCTTTAGCAGCCTTATTCAATTCTTTACCAAACACCTCCTTTAGCCAAAATATTGGTATGATTACTTTTACTAAAATGATGAGTCGCTTTATCGTTGCAGTAGGAGCAATCTTTTTAATTATTGCAGGTCTCATTCCAAAATTTGGAGCGATTATGGCAACCTTACCGCAGTCTGTTATTGGGGGTGCCTCGATTATTATTTTTTCACAAATAACTTTGACAGGAATTGGTATTTTAACATCTGAGCCTTTAACGGATCGCTCTAAATTAATTGTTGGACTTTCTCTATCTTTCGGACTAGGGTTAACGCAAGTACCAGAAGCTATGGCAGCTTTACCAGATTCAGTCGCGTCCTTATTTGGAGGATCCAGTATCGTTATTTCATGTTTAGTAGCCTTAGCACTCAACATAATTTTGCCATCAAGTAAACTAAAACAATAAAAAAATGCCACTACTTGACTCTTTTTAATAAAAGTATCAAGTAGAGTCCTTTTTAAACCATATGAGCTAATCAACACTATCTTTCATATTAAAACAACCGTATAATCATGGAAACGCATGCGATTACTTATAAAGATTAGGAGAGATGATTTGGTAGCTGTTATGTGGTTTAGAAGAGATTTACGAATAGAAGATAATACTGCCCTTAAGCACGCTTTTGAAGAGTCTAAAAATTTAATTTTATTGTTTCATGTTAATCCAGAACAATTTTTAAATCCTGCCTCTAAAAACGAAGCTGCTTTTTTCAAAAGTGTTGAAGTGTTTCAAAAAGAGTTACAAAAGCAAGGTGCCACACTTCAATTAGTTTATGGAAGTTTAGAGTCTTGCTTTGTAAAATTAAAAAAAGAAATACCTGATTGGACCGATTTATACGTCAACCGAGATGAGCAAGGGTATGGCTTGGAACGCGATCGTGTAGCAGGCAAACTATTAAAGGAATTGGGTGTGAAGGCTCATGCTTACCATGACCATTATTTACATTCTGCTCAAGAGATAAAAACCAATTCACAAACTCATTATAAGGTTTTTACGCCTTACTATTTGAAATGGATTGAGAGACCAAAACCAAGTGTTGTACAGGTTGCTTTTGATAGAGAAAAGTTAATGAATCCTGCTTTGTTTTTAGAAGACAATAAAAAGTTCGAGGATCATTTACATAAAAATATCTCGATTACTAATCATCCAGTAGGTAGTGCAGCAGCCAAGCAAACTCTAAATAGTTTTATTGAAAATAAACTATTTAAATATGAAGAAGCAAGAGATTTTCCACTGGAAGATGCGACAAGTCATTTATCGCACCACATCCGTACGGGAGAAATTTCGATTCGAACAATTTTTGAACGTGTTAA from Jeotgalibaca dankookensis harbors:
- a CDS encoding uracil-xanthine permease family protein; protein product: MAFFYKQPTNTSKYDVDGVPPLKEAVPLGLQHVFAMFLGNIAVPIIVAKVVGITGDDLTVLVQSAMVMSGVATFIQCYPIWKVGAKLPIVMGSSFGFLPTNISIASTYGISGLLGAAFVGGLFSSFLSFFIKPLRRFFPKVVTGTVVLTIGLSLLPTGITAMAGGNGAEDFGSAKNWLIALFVMTIVLLLNQFGRGMAKTSSILIAIIIGYAVAVPLGMVAFDSVREATWFSLPRPFYFPLVFKWGAIAPMLIMFVVTAVETVGDVTAMTMGGANREPSDRELSGAILANGMTSSLAALFNSLPNTSFSQNIGMITFTKMMSRFIVAVGAIFLIIAGLIPKFGAIMATLPQSVIGGASIIIFSQITLTGIGILTSEPLTDRSKLIVGLSLSFGLGLTQVPEAMAALPDSVASLFGGSSIVISCLVALALNIILPSSKLKQ
- a CDS encoding cryptochrome/photolyase family protein, giving the protein MVAVMWFRRDLRIEDNTALKHAFEESKNLILLFHVNPEQFLNPASKNEAAFFKSVEVFQKELQKQGATLQLVYGSLESCFVKLKKEIPDWTDLYVNRDEQGYGLERDRVAGKLLKELGVKAHAYHDHYLHSAQEIKTNSQTHYKVFTPYYLKWIERPKPSVVQVAFDREKLMNPALFLEDNKKFEDHLHKNISITNHPVGSAAAKQTLNSFIENKLFKYEEARDFPLEDATSHLSHHIRTGEISIRTIFERVNQAPPSKGKDTFIKELAWRDFYNMVYVTHPNQKKEPVNPTFRFVNWENNEQAFNSWKEGKTGFPIVDAAMRQLKELGWMHNRLRMITASFLTKDLLIDWRWGERYFQEQLIDYDAASNIGGWQWAASTGTDGVPYFRIFNPTTQSERFDKEGLFIKKYVPELRGIENKKIHDPSQLTAVEQDKFGVIIGKDYPKPIVDHKMRRKAAIEAYEESKAIYQQEEK